The Arachis hypogaea cultivar Tifrunner chromosome 14, arahy.Tifrunner.gnm2.J5K5, whole genome shotgun sequence genome has a segment encoding these proteins:
- the LOC140178626 gene encoding uncharacterized protein, translating to MHTLFDPIKCITPWRETWRLRVKVVRLWFHGNSVLEENDDGLLHLILIDQNLDKIEAIIKECFISDVVDVLDQGSVYIMTNFSIVPNIGSNRVTQHRFKLLFQEETTITPGVPFSTLNDGFSFCPISEILEKRGDSDYLIDFVGVITGVRPDKEINYCGKIIKDVILELYADGKKIQCNDGLFFVVAKVKEIFGGANWWLFSCVCGHSLDQVDNVFHCQVCDKDVDNAIAKYRVRIVVEDRNATAVFVLMDSAATKLFGKTCSSALMDHEKELNNGIQAPIYTPICEDYHHYAEVEKYKSRIACDAFIHACNVDDMLLDPFAVRYCCSTPEPVVISHASGSNVFILHDREVRHIIKKDCGDLLNEKSNFKETIYEHRVPPTMSDCLIGKKMVLMIDPRPVGYEYKTTVYIVHRICDDVSLVNLFERASSVHDRKPSSFQIELSDSVHGAKVVGPSTSRRLIADSFQPRNQKLYDKQYSMDFGCTTEATVNMQQKPCEFSVNQEVNSTTSEINLAHEFSSVTTTNQLQDAFKLCIQRQSESNVNRVFV from the exons ATGCATACTTTATTTGATCCAATCAAGTGCATTACGCCTTGGAGAGAAACATGGAGGTTGAGAGTGAAAGTTGTTAGACTTTGGTTTCATGGAAACTCAGTACTAGAAGAAAATGATGATGGGTTGCTGCACCTTATACTGATAGACCAGAAT cTGGATAAGATTGAAGCTATCATCAAAGAATGTTTCATATCAGATGTCGTTGATGTGTTGGATCAGGGAAGCGTTTACATCATGACAAATTTTTCTATTGTTCCAAATATTGGGTCCAACAGGGTAACTCAGCATCGTTTCAAGTTGCTATTTCAAGAAGAAACTACTATCACCCCAGGAGTTCCTTTTTCGACTTTAAATGATGGTTTCAGTTTCTGTCCAATATCTGAAATACTAGAAAAAAGAGGTGACTCTGACTATTTAATAG attttGTTGGAGTTATCACTGGTGTGCGTCCAGataaagaaattaattattgtGGAAAAATTATTAAAGATGTCATCTTGGAGCTTTATGCTGATGG GAAGAAGATTCAGTGCAAT GATGGTTTATTCTTTGTTGTAGCTAAAGTAAAAGAAATCTTTGGTGGTGCTAATTGGTGGCTGTTTTCATGTGTCTGTGGACATAGTCTTGATCAAGTGGATAATGTATTCCATTGCCAAGTTTGTGACAAAGATGTTGATAATGCTATTGcaaa GTATAGAGTTAGGATTGTTGTTGAAGATAGAAATGCAACTGCTGTCTTTGTTCTTATGGATTCTGCTGCAACTAAATTATTTGGAAAGACATGTTCTTCTGCATTGATGGATCATGAGAAAGAACTGAAT AATGGTATTCAAGCACCTATCTATACTCCCATATGTGAAGATTATCATCACTATGCAgaagttgaaaaatataaaagtCGAATTGCATGCGATGCTTTTATTCATGCTTGCAATGTTGATGACATGTTGCTTGATCCTTTTGCCGTGCGTTACTGTTGTTCTACTCCAGAGCCA GTGGTGATTTCTCATGCAAGTGGTAGCAATGTATTCATTCTTCATGATCGTGAAGTTAGGCATATTATCAAGAAAGATTGTGGTGATTTGTTGaatgaaaaatcaaatttcaaagag ACTATTTATGAGCATAGAGTCCCGCCAACCATGTCTGACTGTTTAATTGGGAAGAAGATGGTTTTAATGATAGATCCTAGACCTGTTGGTTATGAGTATAAGACAACTGTGTATATAGTGCATCGTATTTGTGATGATGTTTCATTGGTCAATCTCTTTGAACGTGCTTCTTCAGTGCATGATAGAAAG CCAAGTAGTTTTCAAATTGAATTATCGGATTCTGTTCATGGTGCCAAAGTTGTTGGACCTTCAACCTCAAGAAGGTTAATAGCAGATTCATTCCAACCACGAAATCAGAAATTATATGATAAG CAATACTCAATGGATTTTGGTTGCACAACAGAGGCTACAGTTAATATGCAACAAAAG CCTTGTGAATTCTCTGTTAACCAAGAGGTTAATTCTACTACCAGCGAGATAAATTTGGCACATGAATTTTCTTCTGTTACAACTACAAATCAACTTCAAGATGCTTTTAAATTGTGTATCCAACGTCAATCAGAGTCCAAT GTTAATCGTGTTTTTGTTTAA